In Oncorhynchus gorbuscha isolate QuinsamMale2020 ecotype Even-year unplaced genomic scaffold, OgorEven_v1.0 Un_scaffold_656, whole genome shotgun sequence, a genomic segment contains:
- the akap14 gene encoding A-kinase anchor protein 14 has translation MDERPSSNLSLRASEIVKNVLENARGALGHQQVVEDSTEYEFRNIEWITCKDFTIELGKVQIEEYIHTWEVHTSWLFSLVFLEETDHEFHKQYHYRAQWSIPTRRTPIPKATASVYFVIVISKIKPQTLPVEVHFLVESKRLTHRPGETRFREKWLKDVIESKTLLQNTVDF, from the coding sequence ATGGACGAGAGGCCTTCATCAAACCTAAGCTTGAGAGCATCTGAAATCGTGAAAAATGTACTGGAGAACGCACGCGGTGCCCTCGGCCACCAGCAAGTGGTGGAAGACTCCACCGAATACGAGTTTAGAAACATAGAATGGATAACTTGCAAGGACTTTACAATTGAACTGGGGAAAGTGCAAATCGAGGAGTACATCCACACATGGGAGGTGCACACCAGCTGGCTTTTTAGCCTAGTATTCCTCGAGGAGACGGATCATGAATTTCACAAACAGTACCACTACCGGGCACAATGGAGCATCCCCACCCGACGCACTCCGATCCCCAAGGCGACTGCCAGTGTCTACTTTGTCATTGTGATTTCCAAGATCAAACCTCAGACTTTGCCCGTGGAGGTGCACTTTCTAGTGGAGTCGAAGAGGCTGACACACAGGCCAGGGGAAACGAGGTTCAGGGAGAAGTGGCTGAAAGACGTCATCGAGAGCAAAACGTTGCTCCAGAATACTGTCGACTTTTAG
- the LOC124019708 gene encoding arg8-vasotocin receptor-like, producing MSLQLNYSGNGSSEREDAGGTDETGEHDFALIKAGVLGLIFVLATCGNLCLLHALWRKRKMNTRTQLFLLHLCFADLVVAFFQVLPQLCMEITHRFRGSDFVCRSVKYLQVVGMFASTYMIVAMTIDRYHAVCKPMVSFLKGSFKRYVAIGAAWLISLAFSTPQLFIFSLQELEENLYDCWATFIEPWGSKIYISWITLSVFVLPVIILLYCQIKICTGIYFNMKRKALQASTSDRRTGTKGVSSAMLKTVKMTFVIIMVYSICWSPFFVVQLWSAWSPSTAPTNGPLFVIIMLLASLNSCTNPWIYLYYS from the exons ATGAGTTTACAACTCAATTATAGTGGCAATGGCAGTTCGGAGCGGGAGGACGCGGGAGGAACTGATGAAACAGGTGAACACGACTTTGCGCTTATAAAAGCTGGGGTTTTGGGATTGATTTTTGTCTTAGCCACATGTGGGAATTTGTGCCTTCTGCATGCACTTTGGAGGAAGCGCAAGATGAATACAAGGACCCAACTGTTCCTTCTGCACCTGTGTTTTGCGGACCTAGTGGTCGCTTTCTTCCAAGTCCTACCGCAGCTCTGCATGGAGATTACGCACCGGTTCCGAGGCTCAGATTTCGTCTGTAGGTCGGTGAAATATCTTCAGGTGGTTGGGATGTTCGCCTCCACATACATGATAGTGGCCATGACCATAGATCGGTACCATGCGGTCTGCAAACCCATGGTGTCGTTCTTGAAGGGTTCTTTTAAGAGGTACGTCGCCATAGGCGCAGCGTGGCTGATCTCTCTGGCTTTCAGCACTCCGCAActcttcatcttctctctccAAGAACTAGAAGAGAACCTGTATGATTGTTGGGCGACATTTATCGAACCTTGGGGTTCTAAGATATACATCAGCTGGATTACTTTATCAGTGTTTGTTCTCCCGGTTATCATCTTGCTGTACTGCCAGATTAAAATATGCACGGGGATATACTTTAACATGAAGAGAAAGGCGCTCCAGGCTTCCACGAGCGACAGGCGCACGGGCACCAAAGGGGTCTCGAGCGCGATGTTGAAGACGGTCAAAATGACATTCGTCATCATTATGGTCTACTCGATATGCTGGAGCCCCTTCTTTGTGGTCCAGTTGTGGTCTGCATGGAGTCCCAGTACAGCGCCCACAAATG gtccatTATTTGTCATCATCATGCTGCTTGCCAGTCTAAACAGCTGTACCAACCCCTGGATCTATCTTTACTACAGTTAG